Proteins encoded in a region of the Microbacterium neungamense genome:
- a CDS encoding L-lactate permease, which yields MTPSHAMAGAFQPDLHPVADSLTLSALVAALPLLTVFVTLGLLRWKAHWAGLTALAVAILVATAAFKMPVGLAALAATQGAAFGLFPIMWIVFTAIVLYQVTVASGRFEDLRATFHLISDDPRIQAIIIAFCFGGLLEALAGFGAPVAITGVMLMAVGFSPLRAATVVLLANTAPVAFGAIGTPIITAGALTNIPYTEIGAYVGHQTPLIAVFVPLLLVLMAGGRRGVQETWPIAMVVGVTFAVFQWLSATYISVELTDIIASLASLAAAVLFLRVWKPTGRQAALSTLAREREQELATVGESGAASRITGSEDVTSAARPASATGRGGRDAHEVSLAELDARARSLTAGRISMALLPYVLVIVVFALAKLVPAVKDWLAGTDVKIPWPGLADQVLTHGGTPNASAVYTLSWLSSPGTMLLICALVVSLIYGIGLKGLGRELVGTAHKMRWAFLTVASVLALAYVMNLSGQTITIGTWIAGAGAAFAFLSPLLGWIGTAVTGSDTSANALFATLQQTAATEAGIDPTLLVASNTSGGVVGKMISPQNLTIAATAVGLLGREADILRKVLPWSIGLITAVCLLVGLQSTVLAWMLP from the coding sequence ATGACCCCATCCCACGCCATGGCCGGCGCGTTCCAACCGGACCTGCATCCGGTCGCCGACAGCCTCACCCTCTCCGCCTTGGTGGCGGCGCTACCCCTGCTGACCGTGTTCGTCACCCTCGGCCTCCTGCGCTGGAAGGCGCACTGGGCGGGGCTCACCGCGCTGGCAGTCGCGATCCTGGTGGCCACGGCTGCGTTCAAGATGCCGGTCGGCCTCGCGGCACTCGCAGCCACCCAGGGAGCGGCCTTCGGCCTCTTCCCCATCATGTGGATCGTCTTCACCGCGATCGTGCTCTACCAGGTGACCGTCGCCTCCGGGCGGTTCGAGGACCTCCGTGCCACGTTCCACCTCATCTCGGACGACCCGCGCATCCAGGCGATCATCATCGCCTTCTGCTTCGGCGGCCTCCTCGAGGCCCTCGCCGGCTTCGGGGCACCTGTCGCGATCACTGGTGTCATGCTCATGGCGGTCGGCTTCTCGCCCCTGCGCGCCGCGACCGTCGTGCTCCTGGCCAACACCGCTCCGGTGGCCTTCGGCGCGATCGGCACTCCCATCATCACCGCCGGTGCACTCACGAACATCCCCTACACCGAGATCGGCGCCTACGTGGGCCACCAGACGCCGCTTATCGCCGTCTTCGTGCCCCTCCTGCTCGTGCTGATGGCGGGCGGTCGACGCGGGGTCCAGGAAACCTGGCCCATCGCGATGGTCGTCGGCGTGACCTTCGCGGTCTTCCAGTGGCTCTCGGCCACCTACATCTCGGTCGAGCTCACCGACATCATCGCGTCCCTGGCCAGCCTCGCGGCCGCCGTCCTCTTCCTGCGGGTGTGGAAGCCGACCGGGCGCCAGGCGGCGCTGTCGACCCTGGCGAGGGAGCGCGAACAGGAACTGGCCACGGTCGGCGAGTCCGGTGCGGCCAGCCGCATCACCGGCAGTGAGGATGTCACGTCCGCCGCACGACCCGCCTCCGCGACCGGCCGGGGCGGGCGCGACGCCCACGAGGTGTCCCTAGCCGAGCTCGACGCGCGCGCCCGCTCGCTCACCGCCGGCCGGATCAGCATGGCTCTCCTCCCCTATGTGCTCGTCATCGTCGTCTTCGCCCTCGCCAAGCTCGTGCCCGCAGTGAAGGACTGGCTGGCCGGCACAGACGTCAAGATCCCGTGGCCCGGCCTCGCGGACCAGGTGCTGACGCATGGGGGCACCCCGAACGCGTCCGCCGTCTACACGCTGTCGTGGCTGAGCTCACCCGGGACGATGCTCCTCATCTGCGCCCTGGTCGTGTCCCTCATCTACGGCATCGGCCTCAAGGGACTGGGACGCGAGCTGGTCGGCACTGCTCACAAGATGCGATGGGCCTTCCTCACCGTGGCGTCGGTCCTGGCTCTCGCCTACGTCATGAACCTCTCAGGTCAGACCATCACGATCGGCACCTGGATCGCTGGCGCCGGCGCGGCCTTCGCCTTCCTCTCGCCTCTGCTCGGCTGGATCGGGACGGCGGTGACCGGCTCGGACACCAGCGCCAACGCCCTCTTCGCCACCCTCCAGCAGACCGCCGCCACCGAGGCCGGCATCGACCCGACCCTGCTGGTCGCCAGCAACACCTCCGGCGGCGTGGTGGGCAAGATGATCAGCCCGCAGAACCTCACCATCGCGGCCACGGCCGTCGGCTTGCTCGGCCGCGAAGCCGACATCCTGCGCAAGGTCCTGCCCTGGAGCATCGGCCTCATCACGGCCGTCTGTCTCCTCGTCGGGCTCCAGTCCACCGTTCTTGCTTGGATGCTCCCATGA
- a CDS encoding thiamine pyrophosphate-binding protein: MPSVSAHVALTLARHVDHVFGVMGNGNAYFLDALEKQTDAAFTAVRHEQGAVVAADAHYRASGRIAAATSTYGAGFTNTITALAEAVQARVPLVLVVGDEPTSGPRPWDVDQIALASAVGARTYTTGRADAAATTVIAVEHALTYRVPVVLAIPYDVAALDAGPVPEAPQPRIPEPVAPKGEFAEGMLDELAEALRTAERPFLLAGRGAWLAGAGQALGALADATGALTASTALGRGVFPDTRYDLGVTGGFGADGAMALIREADVAVVFGASLNQFTMRFGELFAPGTRVFQVDVAPAATHAHIGGYVRADARLAAEALVARLTAPAASDSPATASVSPAGSAPAAAASDSAPAASDSPAAASVARESALPADESAANGRANRTSPREAQRRPWRETVDVAAARAYEQGDELAPDGRLDPRSAARRIGELLPEDRVVVSDGGHFIGWANMYWPVASPDRMMMVGTAFQSIGQGWPSVVGAVRARPETTVVLTSGDGGGLMAIADLESAVRAAGGHGMAVIWNDAAYGTEVNLYGLKGLAEEPMRIPEVDFAALAQAVGAEGVVARTLADLDRLASWTAEDPASRRFLVLDLRISGAVIAPYQREIIRVNS, translated from the coding sequence ATGCCCAGCGTCTCCGCCCACGTCGCCCTCACCCTCGCCCGCCACGTCGACCACGTCTTCGGCGTGATGGGCAACGGCAACGCCTACTTCCTCGACGCCCTCGAGAAGCAGACGGATGCCGCGTTCACCGCGGTCCGTCATGAGCAGGGCGCCGTGGTCGCCGCCGACGCCCACTACCGGGCATCCGGCCGGATCGCGGCCGCCACGTCCACGTACGGCGCCGGCTTCACGAACACCATCACCGCCCTCGCCGAGGCGGTGCAGGCGCGGGTGCCGCTGGTGCTCGTGGTCGGCGACGAGCCGACCTCGGGTCCGCGGCCCTGGGACGTCGACCAGATCGCGCTCGCCTCCGCCGTCGGCGCCCGCACGTACACCACCGGCCGCGCGGATGCCGCCGCGACCACCGTGATCGCGGTCGAGCATGCGCTCACCTACCGGGTGCCGGTGGTGCTCGCGATCCCCTACGACGTGGCCGCGCTCGACGCCGGCCCGGTGCCGGAGGCGCCGCAACCGCGGATCCCGGAACCGGTCGCCCCCAAGGGCGAGTTCGCCGAGGGGATGCTGGACGAGCTCGCGGAGGCCTTGCGCACCGCCGAGCGTCCCTTCCTGCTCGCGGGGCGGGGCGCCTGGCTCGCCGGCGCCGGTCAGGCGCTGGGGGCGCTCGCGGATGCCACCGGCGCACTCACCGCTTCGACGGCCCTCGGCCGGGGCGTGTTCCCGGACACTCGGTACGACCTCGGCGTGACCGGCGGATTCGGCGCGGACGGGGCGATGGCCCTGATCCGCGAGGCCGACGTCGCCGTGGTGTTCGGCGCGTCCCTGAACCAGTTCACGATGCGGTTCGGCGAGCTGTTCGCCCCCGGAACCCGCGTGTTCCAGGTCGACGTGGCTCCCGCGGCCACCCATGCGCACATCGGCGGATACGTCCGCGCCGACGCCCGGCTCGCCGCCGAGGCCCTGGTCGCCCGGCTCACCGCCCCCGCCGCATCCGACTCCCCCGCCACGGCATCCGTCTCCCCCGCCGGATCCGCCCCCGCCGCCGCAGCATCCGACTCCGCCCCGGCCGCATCCGACTCCCCCGCCGCGGCATCCGTCGCGCGGGAAAGTGCGCTTCCCGCGGACGAATCCGCCGCAAACGGCCGCGCGAACCGCACATCTCCGCGTGAAGCGCAGCGCCGCCCCTGGCGCGAGACCGTCGACGTCGCCGCGGCACGCGCGTACGAGCAGGGCGACGAGCTCGCCCCGGACGGTCGCCTCGACCCGCGCTCGGCGGCGCGCCGCATCGGCGAGCTGCTGCCCGAGGACCGCGTGGTGGTGTCGGACGGGGGCCACTTCATCGGCTGGGCGAACATGTACTGGCCGGTGGCCTCGCCGGACCGGATGATGATGGTCGGCACGGCGTTCCAGTCCATCGGTCAGGGCTGGCCGAGCGTGGTCGGCGCTGTGCGCGCCCGCCCGGAGACCACCGTGGTGCTGACCTCGGGAGACGGCGGCGGCCTGATGGCGATCGCCGACCTGGAGTCCGCGGTGCGCGCCGCCGGCGGCCACGGCATGGCCGTGATCTGGAACGACGCGGCCTACGGCACCGAGGTCAACCTGTACGGCCTGAAGGGACTGGCCGAGGAGCCGATGCGGATCCCCGAGGTCGACTTCGCCGCGCTGGCGCAGGCCGTCGGCGCCGAAGGCGTGGTCGCGCGCACCCTCGCCGACCTCGACCGGCTGGCCTCATGGACGGCCGAGGACCCAGCATCCCGCCGCTTCCTCGTGCTCGACCTGCGCATCTCCGGCGCCGTGATCGCCCCGTACCAGCGCGAGATCATCCGCGTGAACTCCTGA
- a CDS encoding IS3 family transposase (programmed frameshift), which translates to MTVADVGTDDGAMAPRADRPKRRTFTAEFKAAILAEYDAADRSGRGEILRREGLYTSHIIEWRKAAAAGSLSGLGSKPRDRRERELQALRARAEKAEAELAKTRAALDLMGKGTRALGDALRERGQAAAVAAVINPAVDGLAEHVGTAAACALLGRSRASHYRAKNPPPPRPRTPRPAPANKLSAAERAHVLAVLTSQRFADKSVAQVWATLLDEGTYLCSMSTMHRILREHDMAGERRRQASHPPRTRPELVATAPGQVWSWDITKLKGPERGVYYDLYVVLDIFSRFVVGWTIAAREDAEIAKNLLEHAMGIHGVPEAIHADRGTSMTSKPVAQLLVDLGVARSHSRPHVSNDNPYSEAAFKTLKYAPVFPERFGSLADAGAFAEQFFAYYNHEHRHCGIGLHTPASVHFGTAGQVRAQRQATLDAAYAARPERFGHRRPQAPKLPEAAWINQPSQEALIQTA; encoded by the exons ATGACGGTTGCTGACGTCGGCACCGATGATGGGGCTATGGCTCCTCGTGCTGACCGGCCCAAGAGGCGGACGTTCACCGCCGAGTTCAAAGCGGCGATCCTGGCCGAGTACGACGCCGCGGACCGCTCTGGGCGTGGGGAGATCCTGCGCCGGGAGGGCCTGTACACCTCCCACATCATCGAGTGGCGCAAGGCCGCGGCCGCCGGCTCGCTGTCCGGGCTGGGCAGCAAGCCGCGGGACCGGCGCGAGCGGGAGCTGCAGGCGCTACGGGCCCGGGCGGAGAAGGCCGAGGCCGAGCTGGCCAAGACCAGGGCGGCGCTGGACCTGATGGGAAAAG GCACACGCGCTCTTGGAGACGCTCTCCGAGAGCGCGGACAAGCCGCCGCGGTCGCCGCGGTGATCAACCCGGCCGTCGACGGGCTGGCCGAGCACGTCGGCACCGCGGCTGCGTGCGCGCTGCTGGGTCGCTCCCGCGCCAGTCACTACCGGGCCAAGAACCCGCCACCGCCACGTCCACGGACACCGCGGCCGGCACCGGCGAACAAGCTGTCCGCCGCCGAGCGGGCCCACGTGCTGGCCGTGTTGACCAGCCAGCGGTTCGCGGACAAGTCGGTCGCCCAGGTCTGGGCCACGCTGCTGGACGAGGGCACCTACCTGTGCTCGATGTCCACGATGCACCGGATCCTGCGCGAGCACGACATGGCCGGGGAACGGCGCCGGCAGGCGAGCCACCCGCCCCGGACCCGGCCCGAGCTCGTCGCGACGGCGCCGGGGCAGGTGTGGAGTTGGGACATCACAAAGCTCAAGGGGCCGGAGCGGGGCGTGTACTACGACCTGTACGTCGTGCTCGACATCTTCTCCAGGTTCGTCGTGGGCTGGACCATCGCGGCCCGCGAGGACGCCGAGATCGCCAAGAACCTGCTCGAGCACGCCATGGGCATCCATGGCGTGCCGGAGGCGATCCACGCCGACCGCGGGACCTCGATGACCTCCAAACCGGTCGCTCAGCTGCTCGTCGACCTCGGGGTGGCCAGGTCGCACTCCCGCCCGCACGTGTCGAACGACAACCCTTACAGCGAGGCGGCGTTCAAGACGCTGAAGTACGCCCCGGTCTTCCCCGAGCGCTTCGGGTCCCTGGCCGACGCCGGCGCGTTCGCCGAGCAGTTCTTCGCCTACTACAACCACGAGCACCGCCACTGCGGGATCGGGCTGCACACCCCCGCCAGCGTCCACTTCGGCACCGCCGGGCAGGTCCGCGCCCAGCGCCAGGCCACCCTGGACGCGGCCTACGCCGCCCGTCCCGAGCGCTTCGGCCACCGCCGACCCCAGGCGCCCAAGCTGCCCGAGGCCGCCTGGATCAACCAGCCCTCACAGGAGGCCCTCATACAGACCGCCTGA
- a CDS encoding class II glutamine amidotransferase: MCRLFAFVSPDRSTAERELGETGMESLRSLARLHGDGWGWAGVERTGTAPEVRTSPRSASADPAFADAMAEDVHAAVVHLRWATSGLPITAANTHPFRIGDVAFAHNGTLKPIGRARELLAPASLAAMVGDTDSEMYFRLIREQLDAGVPLFEATLTVVRRLREAFPLASLNALVMDAEQLVVVHASALSILSDDDLGAIARLDRLPDEHNEDYYALRWTQDPDGTVRIGSTGVARPEWPAMPAESVTAIRLDDRTSVTVQLAGAEAPFATSRR, from the coding sequence ATGTGCCGACTCTTCGCCTTCGTCTCCCCCGACCGCTCCACCGCCGAGCGGGAACTCGGGGAGACCGGGATGGAGAGCCTCCGCTCGCTGGCGCGCCTGCACGGCGACGGCTGGGGCTGGGCGGGCGTCGAGCGCACCGGCACCGCACCCGAGGTGCGCACGTCGCCGCGCTCGGCATCCGCCGACCCGGCCTTCGCGGATGCCATGGCGGAGGACGTGCACGCGGCCGTGGTGCACCTGCGCTGGGCGACGTCGGGCCTGCCGATCACCGCGGCGAACACCCACCCGTTCCGCATCGGCGACGTCGCCTTCGCCCACAACGGCACGCTGAAGCCGATCGGCCGGGCGCGGGAGCTGCTCGCGCCGGCATCCCTCGCCGCGATGGTCGGCGACACCGACAGCGAGATGTACTTCCGGCTCATCCGCGAGCAGCTCGACGCCGGCGTGCCGCTGTTCGAGGCGACCCTCACCGTCGTCCGGCGGCTGCGCGAGGCGTTCCCGCTGGCCAGCCTGAACGCGCTGGTGATGGACGCCGAGCAGCTGGTGGTGGTGCACGCGAGCGCACTGAGCATCCTCTCCGACGACGACCTGGGCGCGATCGCCCGGCTCGACCGGCTGCCCGACGAGCACAACGAGGACTACTACGCGCTGCGCTGGACGCAGGATCCGGACGGCACCGTGCGGATCGGCTCCACCGGCGTCGCGCGTCCCGAGTGGCCGGCGATGCCTGCCGAGTCGGTCACCGCCATCCGGCTGGACGACCGCACCAGCGTCACCGTGCAGCTCGCGGGCGCCGAGGCCCCGTTCGCGACCTCCCGACGCTAG